Below is a genomic region from Aricia agestis chromosome 16, ilAriAges1.1, whole genome shotgun sequence.
CAACAGTTTTTTTCGTTTTTGAATACATCCTTATAATATCCTTTACATTAAGCATAGAGAGTATTTAGTCTGCTGGGCAGAGGGCCATGTAAAAAACAAAAGTAGGACAAAATCaagtaattttatgaaaaatatcttCTTTCGTTTTtggaagttattattattattttttcggtttagCACTCACTACACAATAGGAACTTAAAATGTAGCCTGGGAAAAAAATACAGCAttttgataaatagtttattcaAAAATAACTATTGTTTCAGGAATGtatgaatattaataaatatttaaattctatCAATTCTTGGtctaaagatttaaaaattataattccaCAGTTCTTATAaaccttataattattattataaaatgtaaaagcaTAAAATGACAAGATTACACTACTAAATAAGTTAATCATATTTAAACATTGTGTCTTGTAGCTACACTATCTATTTTTCAACTTGTAAGACTAGTCCCGCTGCTGAAATATTGTCTCCCGCTCCCGCAGTCAGCTGTGCTTCAGTGCAAATCAAAACTGGTGCCACGCATATCTCCACCTCGTCTCCATCCAACACTTCGTCCCAACAGGAAACAGGTTTTGTTGGCTCAAAAAATACTCGACTATTATTATCGTTGTCCGTTGTTGTTGAAAAACTGTCATCAAGAAGCAACTTAGATTTGCCCAATGCAATATTTTGACTGTCGCACACATATCTATGGGCTGTCAATGATGCCTTCGCTGCTGCAGCTTTAGTTCTCCTCCAAGCTGAGTCTTTCACTGTCAATATAGCTTGGTAAGCTAAAGTGTGAACATGAATACGGGTTAGCTTTCTTTTGCTACCAAAGTCTTTGTTCTTTTTTCTTATCATATTAAAAGTGTTACGCATTTGATCCAATGCTGTTGCAACTCTGGGGTTGGAGTCAGCTACGAATATCACTTCTCCGTGTTCTAAAACACTGTTCAGATTGGATAACTCCTGTTCGTTCATACCGACAGAATCTACGTAAGGCAAAACCTTAGTTGTCAAATGTAGCAGCAGCTCTATATCAACATAGCTTGCCATCTCAAAGTGGGCTAGTGTAGTCAACGGTTGGGACAAAATTTGCTCTCTAACTAGATTAAGTCTCTCTGCCCTCAGATctgaaacataattttttttcaaattaatgtttatatttaaaaaaagactgtgagaagtatataaaatatatagctatCTCTATAAACAGAATTATAAATTGTCACAATAGAGATTGTAAACTCTTTTTACCTCTTCCATCTTTAGTGAATGGGAAGTTGTCCATCATCTGCAAGCCGCTTATGACTAGTAAGTTAGGGCTGAACTTGGGCAAGCTTTCCCCGAGCTTCTCTAAGGAACTCAGCAGTGGGTTATTAACATCATTGTGCATGATGTATCTGTTTGCTCGAGGAGACCTGTAAGCTCCAAACTGCTcatcagttttatattcgaGTATCATGTGTACATCATCCTTATCAACATCATCACCACCGACAATACTTATTTCATTGGGAATGTAAGATTTTAGTTTATCACTCATTTTCGCGCCGAGCAGCACCCTCCAGCCTTCGAGAAAGAATCTCTTTGCCATTAGTGGGGCATTGCCCCCAATGGCCCATCTTGTGTCAGGTAATTTTAGAGCATCTTCTACGAGCTGGTCAAACAATTTGCTGTTAGACATGAAACGCCTGAAAAACGAAAATGTTCATCGAGTTTTACAAATCATGAAAAAGGTGGAAAATGGACTTGTTTTAAACTGTTccaataaatatacatattgtcTATTTCATTCAGTGAATAATTCATTGGTTGTTAATAACGAAATTTAAAACgatttataaattaaacacaTACTCAGCTGCTGCTCCATGCTTGAAGAAGTAAGTGAAACTCTTAATAAACTCTTCTTTGTTCGTTAGCTCGTTAAAATGCTTTGGAATGCCTTTTAAATCCTCTGGATCTAACAAAGAGGTCGCGTTGACGAATAGATCGTGGCAGGCGCCATAACCTAAAGCCACCTTCGGCTGCCTAATTCCACTTGCCACTTTGTTTTCGCTCTCCAAATGTAGCAGATGTTCTTTCACCGGCGATAATCGCATGTCACCCAAGTCATCTTTACGATAGAAGATCGCGTATAAGACGACGCAAAAAGATAAAATAGAACCGAACTTCAGTGACGCACCCGACATTATTGCCGGCAATTTACTTATGATAGTGAAGGTTGGAATGCATATATGTTAATATATTGTTTACTTAGACCCACGTCaactcattataataattaacataggtttttactttaattttgttGACGAGTTCACATTTCAAAGTTCACAAACAGTAAATATGTCATgaaaaaattgaaaagtcatTTTTGATCtcgctgtcatctgtcaatgtcatttttttttcttattatggcgctcGGATTTTTAACCaaggccagtgtcaagtaaaatatttttactttaaattaaatgaCTTAATCGAGAAACATGTACCGAAACGtactttaaataacaaaaagaaTTCATATCCTATTTGGTTCGGCCACGATCTAATTCGACTCCTCAaggaaaaaaacaaatttagaaTTCGCTTTAAAAAATACCAGAACCCTCGAGATCGGTTATCTTTTGAATTGCTGAGGGATCGATGCAAGAATCTACAAACATTACAATATAAACGATATATGGAGAGTATGGAGACGTCTATACAATCTAACCCTAAAACATTCTGGGCTTACGTTAAGTCGAAAAAACAATCAATTACTGGTATCCCCTCTTCTATGTTCTTGGCTGATAGCACTGCCTCAAATGGCCACGACATCTGTAATTTGTTTGCAAACAATTTTTCAAATTCCTATAACACCATCACACGGAGTGACTCGGAACCAGACAAAGAATTTGACCAAATTAATACAAATTGTTTAAATCTAGTATCTATTACCCATTCTGAAATTCACAAAGCTCTAATCAAATTGGATATAAAAAAAGGCGCGGGTGCCGACGGTATTCCACCAATTTTTATTAAACACTGTGCTAAGTGTCTCTCGGCACCACTATTTCACATTTTCAACTCTtctttaaaaagtggcaacttTCCAAAAGTGTGGAAGCATGCCCACGTTTTGCCACTTCACAAAGATGGTGACAGGTgcaatattaaaaactataggCCTATCTCTATTCTGCCGACTTTCGCTATGGTCTTTGAAAAATTAGTTTACCCTGCGCTTTCTTGGCATGTGAAACCTTACATCTCTGATAATCAGCACGGTTTTTTCAATAACAGATCTACAACAACTAATATGGTATCTTTTATTGACAGTCTGATGGACTCTGTCGATGCTGAAAATTATGTAGATGTAATCTATACGGATTTCAGCAAAGCATTCGACAGAGTCCCCCACGATGTGCTCTTGATTAAGTTGCACAGATTTGGATTCGGAGGCCCTATGTTGCGCTGGCTTAGATCTTACTTACGAGGTAGAACCTCAACTGTAATTGTCAATGGATATAAATCAGTCCCTTTTGCAACACTATCCGGAGTTCCACAAGGTTCTCGGTTGGGACCTCtgcttttcaatatttttataaacgatATATGcatgtgttttatttacttataccaaattttacctCTTTGCAGAcgatcttaaaattgttaaaacaATTACCTCACTTCAAGATACGCTTGAACTCCAAAGTGATTTAGATAACTTATCCATATGGTGTAAAAATAATCTAATGAGCTTAAATTCTAGTAAATGTTATCACATGCGCTTTTCCCGCAAAATAAAGCTCCTACATACTGTTTACAAAATCAATACTTATCCTCTCTCTCAAGTTCGAGAAATACGTGACCTTGGTATAACTTTGGATTCAAAACTGCAAATGAATAGACACGTTAATAGCATTGTCTCCCATAGCTTGAAAACCCTAGGATTTATAAAACGTAATGCTGCTGACTTTCATAATCCACTCACAATAATCACTTTATACTATGCATTAGTTCGCAGCAAACTAGAGTACTGCAGTCCTGCATGGAACCCCCATTACGCTGTCTATTCCAATCGCATTGAACGAGTACAAAAACGCTTTTTATGGTATTTATCCTTTAAGCAGGGCTTAGCAAAAAAATTGCCACATTATAAAGACAGACTTGATTACTTACTTTCGGATGGTTTCGCTTCATGATCGTAGACAGTATTTCGATCTAATTTTCCTGCACAAACTTGTAAACGGCACTATTGATAATAAAGAACTCCTGAAacgaataaaattaaatgtaccAAATCGTTTaccaagaaaaaataaatacaaacctTTTTACATTAAATCAGCCAAAACTAATTTGGGTCAATTTTCGCCGATTAAAAGGATGTGCAGTTCTTATAACAGTTTGTCAAATACTAGGGATACTTGTATCTTCTCAAATAAATTggctaagtttaaaaaaattattgttgGTTTGTCGCGTTAGGTTGTTAATGATGTTTAACTTTTTAAGCTACatacaattttgttttgtttttgtgttaACCCTTCTCTGTTCTTTTCTTTCTCACATTGTGGCTTGTTTATATGTGATTATTGCTTATTTATTGCCATTTTAGATCCATCATAGTTATTAGATCTTAAGATAATGTGTGTAAGATTTGTGCATGTAGAACTACACCTGTAATTTAGGAAACATTAATCTTTATTCTACAATTGTATGTTTTCTTGTCAAGATCTTTTCTAATGTATTTCCTTGTTGGTgtgtcaaagaaataaataaataaataaataaaatatggcggggaaaaaaatattcgtaaaaagtttacaaaatttaagtaGTTTTTCCAGATTatcgtcaagtcgaaagtctagtaaatgcctaaaaaagtagtcagtaaagtcaacgagtcaaggcagttgttttagtaaagtggtagaccctttactaaaacattcgatggagttttggagggaacacaagcacatttcttgaagttgtatcacttgcccacCCTTGTGCGcgacatcgaatatttaatggttaatattctaccaacattatacattaaaaaccaaaataacacaatttagggaaaataatacaaaaacacagcGTCACTCTTTCACAATAATTACACggttttgaaaattattatttaaagcttaATTTACTTTAGCTTTATACATGTTAGAGTTCCAGCGTtgtttaaaggagtgagcataTTAAGACGGGCCGTGCCCGGGCTTAACGTGCCGGGGCATCACagaaatccgcctccatacaagagataatcgcacactgtgccgggacgcatcggcgcggatttttgctcggcggatttccgtcaatgcgacacggcccgacaagacctGCTGCGCCCCGgtaacagtgtgctatagcaaggcccgacaagcctcggctcaaaatccgtcaatgcgttgcgcgccgaccctccccggcacagtgagcgtttaaatccgtcaatgcgatgcgacccgacccggcaatagtgtgctatagcgcattttgcgctgcgctgcgccccgacccaccccggcacgccccggcacgcgccgacaaagtgtgcgcAAACCTTAAAGAAGcaaaagtaggtacctactttatgCTACTCATATATATAtcacatttatcatcatcatcatcactaccattaaaatatgcatcctctcattatgaccttattatttgtaccaTTGTTTGTACGGTCtatacttttcatagtctttttttttatgaaataagggggcaaacgagcaaacgggtcacctgatgaaaagcaacttccgtcgcccatggacactcgcagcatcagaagagctgcaggtgcgttgccggccttttaagaaggaatatgGGAggaaaaggaagggaatagggaagggtagggaagggaatagggtaagggattgggcctccggtaaactcactcactcggcgaaacacagcgcacgtgctgtttcacgccggttttctgtgagaacgtggtatttctccggtcgagccgccccattcatgccgaagcatggctctcccaagtcCCACGTCTATCATTCGTCATTTAGCTCAAGACTgatgttttttttaaccgacttccaaaaaacgaggaggttatatattcagctgtggatatttttttgatcATATTCTGTCaattgacaagcgatgttttccgaataggcgccggcagcctattccGCAAACATCGCGTAACTTCGGAAAACTTCGAAAAACGGCGCCGGCGCCCGGCAGCCATttcggcaaccggcgccggcagcggaggcactccctttTAAATATTCCGTTTTAGTCTAcgttttagtataatattaagtacctatgCCATATGAAGACAAACAAACTAGCAGTTTGATTGTATATTAATAgctaactagctatttgaccgagcttcgctcggtattcgataaaacacgaataaaaaacacgaataaaataacattttctaaaaatgattcctagctagatcgatttatcgcccccgaaaccccctatagactaaatttcatgaaaatcgttggagccgattccgagattctatctatatatatatatatattctgattctatcttatatctttaaatgagcaattcttgtatatatatatatatatatatatatatatatatatatatatatatatatatatatatatatatatacaagaattgctcatttaaagatataagatagaatCAGGCGACTTTGCGGAATTATATCCATAGcttaatttttgtttgtttgttattgttcgtagagtccacatcctgaggatgctccggtgttggggcgaaaggCGCATACcggtttcgagaagatggtcggtatattgaaacaaaaaatcatgaaaagtgacttttattaatctgactgtaAAGGTATTTATACTATTTGACAGATGAAAGCTGGCCCgacaaaaattgcgtttttgtatgatgacctTTTTTCGCcaagttcataattcatttaaagccttgtcgagcttcAATCGGTTATCGTTAAacatggcgtccattattgactttaaccaaagatttgacattttgcattgtagttaaagttatagttaaagttacagaatatatacatatactcgtatgtagttaaagtaagttggtgcaaccccgTTACAGATTACAATACAAAATTGTACTGGATTGTGTTCCAAAAATGTGCGAcccaaaataaaaaagttcaaaGTTCGCAAGTCATTAAGGACTCGAGAATAATTTCGAAAGTCAGTATAGGGTCGACCGGCTCCCTAAATGGCAAGACAAGTGCTGATTGGACGCTTCATGCAGAGATTTACAACAGTAAATCATTGTCGTcactaaattaaaaatgtcacgaTACATGAAGCAAGCACTTTGTATACGTAAGTAAAGGCTTGGTTGTTTCATAAGACGTTCAGGGTTCCGTAGATGAATACTGATATTATCTATGTTTTTGTAAGAcctttatttttagtattgtaCGTTGATTAACACAATAAAATATGGCAGCGGTTTAATTaaagcggtttttgagataaatGCCTGAAGACAGACGATCGGACGGATGCCGAACGGACCGGTTTTGATGAAAAGCACTGATATTATACATCTGTGACCACGAGAAGCACAGCTACTTCTATCAATCCAGAAGACGTATGATTTTTAGTGCATTTAATTTTGGATTAAGCAATTAgtgaattttatttcatttttttcggTGCGAACGGCGTAATCGGTGGACGTGCCACAAACAATTTGTGATCCTGACAGCACCGACGAAATCCTGACCTCTGCGCACCGTTGTGAATCATTTTATGTTAATATACCACATAAATTGTAGACTTGCGACGAATTAAATTTGCAGAATATTAACGTacctaagtaataaaatattcaataattagCGAATACTAAGAAACCTATACTAATTACTACATTATGACTGTTTGTCTTTGTCTGGTATATTAGAAAAGTCATTACGACCTACAAAGACAGTACTAGACCTTAAATAGTTTATAGTTATACGCTGCGTTTAAACTATGTAAGTTAACTATTAGAGAATTACTAATATCATATTAGCTTGTAGAGAGCTGAAAGTGGACGGGGAGAAATGGTGGCAGCTCCACCGACAAGGGCCCCGTGATCTGTCGTTAAATAGAATAAGAAGAAAAAGTAACCTAAGTATTTCGTATCAGGCAATGGCAAAACCTCCAGACTCCAAGTTCAAGTTTTCGCCAAGTTCACAGTTTATGTGGCAGTAAGTTTTGGGCGCCAGTCGGCAGATATCATCGCGCCATATTTGGTCACCGACTCCGACACGATTTTCTccttaaaaatatatcttttgcCCACTAATTGTTGCTCGTTTTGGACAAAGTACGGCGTAAATGTCAGATTTTGGCAAATAAAACCATGTTTTGTGGATACGTGACTGTACGATAAAGGGTACTGCAGTTGGCAGTGGTGTAAAGTGTTATGTCTATTTGCGTCATTTAttgtcaaaaatcttaaacataagGATAGGATCCCTTAGAATTTAGATAGCTATGTAGAAGCATAATCCGATGATAGGAAAATCCATAAATGAAAGACGTGAGTGGTAAGTACTAACATTTCTTAACAGGGACAATTTATGTACTTacgtatgtactcgtagtagcattactacaaGAATAAGTCGCGTAAAGTCcctattaaaaagttttaagcccggccgcacattgtccgaaatttctgatcagaaacagttgaacgtccgtgctgtctcttacattttgtactgagccgagtgagctcgaactcgccggaaggatatttcggatagtgtgcggggtggcgcgggtggtccggcgaaattcaactgtttctgatcagaattcggacaatgtgcggccgagCTAAATATgggacaattactcatttttaggttccgtacccaaagggtaaaaaggggACCGTATTACTAAGGCtccgttgtctgtccgtccgtccgtctgtctgtccgtctgtctgtctgtctgtctgtctgtctgtctgtctgtctgtctgtctgtctgtccgtctgtccgtctgtccgtctgtctgtccgtctgtctgtctccaggctgtatctcaagaaccggttctgaaattttcacagattgtgtatatctgttgccgctataacaactaataagtactgaaaacaaaataaaattaatatttaaatggggctggtatttctccggtcaagccggcccattcgtgccgaaacatggctctcccacgtcaacattttttaactgttacttacctgcttcttccactgATGTCTTCATTATTATGATGatgtttttttaaagatttttgtgATACCTACCTGATACCGACATACATCATAACATTGTAGGTAGTTCATACTTCATAGACGTACAGCGTACTACATCTAAATTTCTAACCCTACCTAGCGCAGTCGAGTAGCCTAGTATTATCTCTATTCTCTGGGCTAGGCTGCATTGTTGTTTATCATGTAGGATGTGATACACGGTATCCTGGActatggcacagaatatatatgaGTAGTACCAAACTATGGTACTTTTGAGACGTTTTGATTATCAGGTTTGAAATTAAAAGAACCTGTATTCGAATGTACCACAAATTAAGAGCTTTAAATGACAGTAATCAGAATTTAACAGTGAAGGTCTTTAATATCGGGATTTGCacaaattattatgaactttaaATCGgttattaaatctgaaaaaaaaggtaaagtattgtattgacaattttaagtaggtatgaattgattcataggcggaTAACTAACCTGAGTGGATCTCTCCCTGCCAGCAATAATCCGGGCAATGTTGAGTAGCGAGATTGCGTGGCAGGCGGTGAATGACTTTGCCCAGGATGTCATCACTGCAAATCAGGCCGAGCGCAGAAGAGAAGGGGAGGCGTTAGACCCCTTGAGACAGCCGAGGAGAAGACGCGCACCACGGACCGGCCGCAGCGCCTTGCCTTCGCCGGGATACTCGGGGTGGTAGTGTGGGTACACCGCCGCCCATTGCACCGAGTTCCAGAGAGAGACGTGATGCGCATGGTGCTCCTGCACATCGCGGCCCACGTGTGGGCTTTTCTAGGCCACCTCGCGAGGCGACCTAGAAAAGCCTGCACATGTTTTTATGGGTCTGGCACAGATAACAGTTGGTAaagttgcggtgggttgatcgtgcccgtagctttgcctaagcggtgagtggagcaccatggggtttagtgggtagttcctaGAGATTTTATAGAAGTCCGCAATCTGCTCAATGAATCAATTTCTGAGctgattttcaaattttgaaaCTTGTGTTCTGGAATTCGATTTATAAACAAAACATCATGTTTATGTACTTCAAACTTGAACATCATATTTTGAACATTTCTTCTTCACTTCAATTGCTTTTAATTTTGTGGTTATTTACCAATTTGTTAAAACTtgatacaaattaaataattatgccGGCGGGGGAATTCGAcaatttgttataaaattaacgacatcaattaattaatttataaaccaAGTCGGAGGCGCCACAAGTTGCGACATGGCCTCAAAATAAATGCTCGTTTTATACGTAGGTACAATGTACGTAAGTTACGTATACACGTTTTGCAccctgtgtttttttttttgcactaGAGTTTACAGTTTCATTAAACttgatacttaataataataatttattattttgaacaAAAATTGAAACTGACTTGCAACTCTTGCAAGGTAAAAACagtaaaattcttaaaaaataactaaaaatcggccaagtgcctgtcggactcgcgcacgtagggttccgtaccgtcatagagcaaaaataggctaaaaattgtgttttttgtatgggttaaatttttattttatttaaacattataattaattatttaagtacacatatatatttaaggcctatgtgaaaatttcaagtgcctacctgttgccattattgatatcgagcaaaaaaggctaaaaaaatcatgtttgttctatgggagccccccataaatattaaaattatttgttgttatagcggcaacagatatacacaatctgtgaaaatttccgaagtctagctatagcggttcttgagatacagcctagcgacagacagacagacaggcagacggacagacaacgaagtcttagtaatagggtcccgtttttaccctttgggtacggaaccctaaaaagtagtaAATAATTGTTGGTTcctctttttcaaaattcgccTTAACCTCAACAGCTATTTCAGTACTTACCTAATAAGCTCCTACTCTTTTAAAGTTGCTAACAACTAACAGCTCACTCAATGTGAGTTCCTTGTCAAAAACACTTAAGTACAATTTTTATGGTACCTACTTCAAAATTAAGATTAtgatcagcgttgccagatttttttgtgccaagtcgggactttggaacttttttaGTGAAAAAgtgggattcttcagtcaaaagcgggacaacgtaaaaaaaaggtataaaatcaaaagttttttgaatttttatctttttatttgcattaaaattacttttacgtgacaatagatagcaaaagtagccaaagaaaatccacccctctatctcccacactcttatcttcattacgcccCTTTCTTTCTCAGCTGGCATGTACGTTCGGGCtgtccccgaaaagcgggactgagcctgtcccgcgcgggacatttaattttgatgaaaaaatcgggacgtctggcaacgctgattaggattgtcattacaatttggc
It encodes:
- the LOC121734800 gene encoding ADP-dependent glucokinase; its protein translation is MSGASLKFGSILSFCVVLYAIFYRKDDLGDMRLSPVKEHLLHLESENKVASGIRQPKVALGYGACHDLFVNATSLLDPEDLKGIPKHFNELTNKEEFIKSFTYFFKHGAAAERFMSNSKLFDQLVEDALKLPDTRWAIGGNAPLMAKRFFLEGWRVLLGAKMSDKLKSYIPNEISIVGGDDVDKDDVHMILEYKTDEQFGAYRSPRANRYIMHNDVNNPLLSSLEKLGESLPKFSPNLLVISGLQMMDNFPFTKDGRDLRAERLNLVREQILSQPLTTLAHFEMASYVDIELLLHLTTKVLPYVDSVGMNEQELSNLNSVLEHGEVIFVADSNPRVATALDQMRNTFNMIRKKNKDFGSKRKLTRIHVHTLAYQAILTVKDSAWRRTKAAAAKASLTAHRYVCDSQNIALGKSKLLLDDSFSTTTDNDNNSRVFFEPTKPVSCWDEVLDGDEVEICVAPVLICTEAQLTAGAGDNISAAGLVLQVEK